In the genome of Paludisphaera rhizosphaerae, one region contains:
- a CDS encoding inositol monophosphatase family protein, with protein sequence MTDAKDYGKELELAKNLAREAAELALKRSHSVTPVEKANLSYVTDLDRDLEQLIRRRLAEAFPDDRITGEEYAPQGAEGPRRWSIDPIDGTGNLVHGLPLWAVSIGLIDDGVPAVGVIIVPPLNELYWAVQGHGAWRDGERLHVRDADAFHEQDNVCLGTNAMRKVDPRTMPGRLRDLGSACCEQIFVAAGRLQACVFLGEQTHDVAAGVVISSEAGCAYGTLDGEKLTPADVVARTPIATPTFVAPPRRLEALLKTARAYPAPKLS encoded by the coding sequence ATGACGGACGCGAAGGATTACGGGAAAGAACTCGAATTGGCGAAGAACCTGGCGCGCGAGGCCGCGGAACTGGCCCTGAAACGCTCCCACTCCGTGACGCCCGTCGAGAAGGCCAACCTCAGCTACGTGACCGACCTCGACCGCGACCTTGAACAGCTTATCCGCCGTCGACTCGCGGAGGCCTTCCCCGACGACCGGATCACCGGCGAGGAATACGCCCCCCAGGGCGCCGAGGGCCCCCGGCGCTGGTCGATCGACCCAATCGACGGCACGGGCAACCTCGTCCACGGACTGCCGCTCTGGGCCGTCAGCATCGGCCTCATCGACGACGGCGTCCCGGCGGTCGGCGTGATCATCGTCCCGCCGCTGAACGAGCTGTACTGGGCCGTCCAAGGCCACGGCGCCTGGCGCGACGGCGAGCGACTCCACGTCCGCGACGCCGACGCCTTCCACGAGCAGGACAACGTCTGCCTGGGGACCAACGCCATGCGCAAGGTCGACCCGCGCACGATGCCTGGCCGGCTCCGCGACCTGGGGAGCGCCTGCTGCGAGCAGATCTTCGTCGCCGCCGGCAGGCTCCAGGCGTGCGTCTTCCTGGGCGAGCAGACTCACGACGTCGCCGCGGGCGTGGTGATCTCGTCGGAGGCCGGCTGCGCTTACGGGACCCTTGATGGAGAGAAGCTCACGCCGGCCGACGTCGTCGCGCGGACGCCGATTGCTACGCCGACGTTCGTCGCCCCGCCTCGGCGACTGGAAGCCCTCCTGAAGACCGCGCGGGCCTACCCCGCGCCGAAGCTCTCCTGA
- a CDS encoding TIGR03067 domain-containing protein: MLSITKSLRLAVLTTIAASAVVVTRGDDAPLPPALKSVQGVWSARDDAQIQAKWIIKGESINVNVNGEEYKGKVVVDAAAKPHPALTIEINDGPGEAKGKSAKGVYKLEGEKLTVNIGAPGQDRPVDFNPYGSDIYLFELTKQKDSK, encoded by the coding sequence ATGCTCTCGATTACGAAGTCCCTTCGGCTCGCCGTGCTCACGACCATTGCGGCCTCGGCGGTCGTCGTAACGCGCGGCGACGACGCTCCGCTCCCGCCGGCGCTCAAGTCGGTTCAGGGCGTCTGGTCGGCCCGCGACGACGCCCAGATCCAGGCGAAATGGATCATCAAGGGCGAGTCGATCAACGTCAACGTCAACGGTGAAGAGTACAAGGGCAAGGTCGTCGTCGACGCCGCCGCGAAGCCCCACCCGGCCCTCACCATCGAGATCAACGACGGCCCCGGCGAGGCCAAGGGGAAGTCCGCCAAGGGGGTCTACAAGCTGGAGGGCGAGAAGCTCACCGTCAACATCGGTGCGCCGGGGCAGGACCGTCCGGTGGACTTCAACCCGTACGGCTCGGACATCTACCTGTTCGAGCTGACGAAGCAGAAGGACTCGAAGTAA
- a CDS encoding S1 family peptidase, with protein MRRTECVRRILVVAAVLIAGTAGARRVEAQTQRRSGRNDPRVGAARATPSSRPPATAAEPTQRDPVRPGDDDTFRPTVIVRRGHSQGTGTIIASEAGQSLVLTAAHVLRDEGPISVELHRYNIGLEKTTGGAWPLVAAAEEAASDPAADIALLRFREHSPVPFVARLYDGDPERIPPESLATSLGVDLGARLSSWNTKIVKSTRLQMEGEGWGRPFLITLKIPEHGRSGGGLYLEGGRLVGVCVGHAELVEGRRMGIFSSIENIRRLIRENKLDALVDRSQSRLAAPPAQEGEDKRPPTDPAGATALNGRQ; from the coding sequence ATGCGGCGAACCGAATGCGTTCGACGAATCCTGGTCGTCGCGGCGGTCCTCATCGCCGGGACCGCAGGAGCGCGCCGCGTCGAAGCCCAGACGCAACGACGCTCCGGTCGCAACGACCCCCGCGTCGGCGCAGCCCGCGCCACGCCCTCGTCGCGACCTCCCGCGACCGCCGCGGAGCCAACGCAGCGCGACCCCGTCCGACCCGGAGACGACGACACCTTCCGACCCACGGTGATCGTCCGACGCGGTCATTCCCAGGGGACCGGAACGATCATCGCTTCCGAGGCCGGCCAGAGCCTGGTTCTAACCGCAGCCCACGTCCTCCGCGACGAGGGCCCGATCTCGGTCGAGCTGCACCGTTACAACATCGGCCTTGAGAAGACCACGGGAGGAGCCTGGCCGCTGGTCGCCGCCGCCGAGGAGGCCGCTTCCGACCCGGCCGCGGATATCGCCCTGCTCCGCTTCCGGGAGCACTCGCCGGTCCCCTTCGTCGCGCGGCTCTACGACGGCGATCCCGAGAGAATTCCTCCCGAGTCGCTCGCCACGTCGTTGGGGGTCGACCTGGGCGCCCGGCTCTCAAGTTGGAACACGAAGATCGTCAAGTCGACCCGGCTTCAAATGGAAGGCGAGGGCTGGGGGCGGCCGTTCCTGATCACCCTGAAGATCCCCGAGCACGGCCGATCCGGAGGCGGTCTCTACCTGGAAGGGGGGCGACTCGTCGGCGTCTGCGTTGGCCACGCCGAACTGGTCGAGGGCCGGCGAATGGGGATCTTCTCCTCCATCGAGAACATCCGCCGACTGATCCGCGAGAATAAGCTGGACGCCCTTGTCGACCGTTCACAATCACGGCTCGCAGCCCCGCCAGCTCAAGAAGGCGAGGACAAACGGCCGCCGACCGACCCAGCCGGCGCGACGGCCCTCAACGGCCGCCAATAG
- a CDS encoding FG-GAP repeat domain-containing protein, whose product MRRPLVAAALAAVALASAARGAEFPRFETQEIDPHVGQVCYALAVADVDGDGKPDVVAASEDAVVWYRNPTWEKHTVIRDQTRRDNVCIQPHDIDGDGRVDFALGAGWKPSDTTHAGTLQWLGRNASGEWQVHPIECDEPTIHRIRWGDLKGNGKEQLVVLPLQGRGTKGPNWGAGTGVNVQVYDVPGDPTHPHWMSEVAEHRLHTVHNAQVVDLLGKGGNQIVAAAWEGVFVLDRDAQRTWTHTRIGTGDEAGEPFKGASEVKVGRLADGSRYVATIEPWHGNQVVVYTPPKQADALWTRKVVAAPVTWGHAIWCADLDGDKNEDVVVGQRDPNPAGSSTPKGPGVFVLSPRVGAEGLAFDRHAIDDGGMACEDALAADLNGDGRPDLIAGGRATHNVRIYWNRP is encoded by the coding sequence ATGCGCAGACCTCTCGTCGCCGCGGCCCTGGCCGCTGTCGCCCTCGCGTCCGCCGCGCGTGGGGCGGAGTTCCCCCGTTTCGAGACCCAGGAGATCGACCCTCACGTCGGCCAGGTCTGCTACGCCCTGGCCGTCGCGGATGTGGACGGCGACGGAAAGCCCGACGTCGTCGCGGCCTCCGAAGACGCCGTGGTCTGGTACCGCAATCCCACCTGGGAGAAGCACACCGTCATCCGCGACCAGACGCGTCGCGACAACGTCTGCATTCAGCCCCACGACATCGACGGCGACGGCCGGGTCGACTTCGCGCTGGGAGCCGGCTGGAAGCCGTCCGACACGACCCACGCCGGGACCTTGCAGTGGCTCGGCCGCAACGCCTCGGGCGAGTGGCAGGTCCACCCCATCGAGTGCGACGAGCCCACGATCCATCGGATCCGCTGGGGCGACCTCAAGGGAAACGGCAAGGAGCAGCTCGTCGTTCTACCGCTTCAGGGACGAGGAACGAAAGGGCCGAACTGGGGAGCCGGGACTGGCGTGAACGTGCAGGTCTACGATGTTCCTGGCGACCCGACCCATCCGCACTGGATGTCGGAGGTCGCCGAGCACCGGCTGCACACCGTCCACAACGCCCAGGTCGTCGATCTGCTCGGCAAGGGCGGCAACCAAATCGTCGCCGCCGCCTGGGAAGGGGTCTTCGTTCTCGACCGCGACGCGCAGAGGACCTGGACCCACACGCGGATCGGGACGGGCGATGAGGCGGGGGAACCGTTCAAGGGCGCCAGCGAAGTCAAGGTCGGCCGCCTGGCCGATGGTTCGCGGTACGTCGCCACGATCGAGCCCTGGCACGGTAATCAGGTGGTCGTCTACACGCCTCCCAAACAGGCCGACGCTTTGTGGACCCGCAAGGTGGTCGCCGCCCCTGTGACCTGGGGCCACGCGATCTGGTGCGCCGATCTCGACGGCGACAAGAACGAAGACGTCGTGGTCGGTCAGCGCGACCCGAACCCGGCGGGCTCTTCGACCCCGAAGGGGCCGGGCGTGTTCGTCCTGTCGCCGCGCGTCGGTGCCGAGGGCCTCGCCTTCGACCGCCACGCGATCGACGACGGCGGCATGGCCTGCGAGGACGCACTCGCCGCGGATCTCAACGGCGACGGCCGCCCCGACCTGATCGCCGGCGGACGAGCCACCCACAACGTGAGGATCTACTGGAACCGTCCGTGA
- a CDS encoding glycerophosphodiester phosphodiesterase yields the protein MAYLPSLLVMLTMATTSQTQSAHPTVEFVAHRGESADAPENTLAAFNLAWSRGVKAIELDVHLSRDGVLVVTHDPDVKRVTGLQRKIKEADWSELKDLDAGRWKDPKFAGEKLPTLEQALATIPDDARCYIEVKTGPESVPALVKAVRKSGKRPEQLPVITFHADTLAEAKKQLPELKMYYLASFKTDPKTKAVTPTLDELIAKAKEIKADGLDLDFKGPIDKAYVDRVKAEGLGFLVWTVDDPAVARRMIEAGVEGITTNKAQWLKDQVKSD from the coding sequence ATGGCCTACTTACCCAGCTTGCTGGTGATGCTGACGATGGCGACCACCTCCCAGACCCAAAGCGCGCACCCGACCGTGGAATTCGTCGCGCACCGCGGCGAATCGGCCGACGCGCCCGAGAACACCCTGGCCGCGTTCAACCTGGCCTGGAGCCGGGGCGTCAAGGCCATCGAACTCGACGTTCACCTCTCGCGCGACGGCGTCCTCGTCGTCACCCACGACCCCGACGTCAAGCGCGTCACCGGTCTTCAGCGCAAGATCAAGGAAGCCGACTGGAGCGAGTTGAAGGACCTCGACGCCGGCCGCTGGAAGGACCCCAAGTTCGCCGGCGAGAAGCTGCCGACGCTCGAACAGGCGCTGGCCACCATCCCTGACGACGCCCGCTGCTACATCGAGGTCAAGACCGGCCCTGAGTCCGTCCCCGCCCTCGTGAAAGCCGTCCGCAAATCCGGCAAGAGGCCCGAGCAACTGCCGGTCATCACCTTCCACGCCGACACGCTCGCCGAGGCCAAGAAGCAGCTCCCCGAGCTGAAGATGTACTACCTCGCCAGCTTCAAGACCGATCCCAAGACCAAGGCCGTCACTCCCACCCTCGACGAGCTCATCGCCAAGGCGAAGGAGATCAAGGCCGACGGACTCGACCTCGACTTCAAGGGCCCGATCGACAAGGCCTACGTCGATCGCGTCAAGGCGGAGGGCCTGGGCTTCCTCGTCTGGACCGTCGACGACCCCGCCGTCGCCCGCCGAATGATCGAGGCCGGCGTCGAAGGGATCACGACCAACAAGGCCCAGTGGCTCAAGGACCAGGTCAAGTCCGACTGA
- a CDS encoding metallophosphoesterase family protein, which produces MANEIIRPGEAKTRRGFLAASGGLGAAGILGGSALIAAPPGPDRKRVLRVAHLTDVHVKPEDRGAEGMAACLHHVQDLNPKPDFILLGGDHVMDCFKQKYDRTKVIWDLYGSVLKAECSIPVYSCVGNHDVWGWDKGKAETRGDEPLFGKKWTIDAAGMPDRYYSFTKAGWKFLVIDSIQPGPTPVSFAAFLDEAQLDWLKRELRDTPPTTPILYMSHVPIFSAMALYKRRKDATTGGFVNCGDMHTDGTELLDLLSSHPNVKVCLSGHLHLMDSCRIRNVDFYCNAAVCAAWWWGAYQGFGEGYGVYDLYDDGSHDFQWHGYGWKAEPRAGV; this is translated from the coding sequence ATGGCGAACGAGATCATTCGGCCCGGCGAAGCGAAGACGCGACGTGGCTTCCTGGCGGCGTCGGGCGGACTGGGGGCGGCGGGGATCCTGGGCGGATCAGCGTTGATCGCAGCGCCACCCGGCCCGGACCGCAAACGCGTGTTGCGAGTCGCCCATCTGACGGACGTCCACGTCAAGCCGGAAGATCGAGGCGCGGAGGGGATGGCCGCCTGTCTTCACCACGTCCAGGATCTGAATCCGAAACCGGACTTCATCCTGCTCGGCGGCGACCATGTGATGGACTGCTTCAAGCAGAAATACGACCGGACGAAGGTCATCTGGGACCTTTACGGCAGCGTTCTCAAGGCGGAGTGTTCCATCCCCGTCTATTCATGCGTCGGCAACCACGACGTTTGGGGATGGGATAAGGGGAAGGCGGAAACCCGGGGGGACGAACCGCTTTTCGGCAAGAAGTGGACGATCGACGCGGCCGGCATGCCCGACCGGTATTACAGCTTCACGAAGGCGGGCTGGAAGTTCCTCGTCATCGACAGCATCCAGCCGGGACCGACGCCCGTCAGCTTCGCCGCCTTTCTTGATGAGGCCCAGCTCGATTGGCTGAAGCGCGAGCTCAGAGACACGCCCCCAACGACGCCGATCCTGTACATGTCGCACGTGCCGATTTTCTCGGCGATGGCTCTCTACAAGCGACGCAAGGACGCAACGACGGGAGGCTTCGTCAACTGTGGCGACATGCACACCGACGGCACGGAACTGCTCGACCTGTTGTCGTCGCACCCGAATGTCAAGGTCTGCCTCAGCGGGCATCTCCACCTGATGGATTCCTGCCGCATCCGCAACGTGGACTTTTACTGCAACGCCGCAGTCTGCGCCGCGTGGTGGTGGGGAGCCTACCAGGGCTTCGGCGAAGGGTACGGCGTCTACGACCTGTACGACGACGGCTCGCACGACTTCCAGTGGCACGGCTACGGCTGGAAGGCCGAGCCCAGGGCGGGTGTCTAG
- a CDS encoding inorganic diphosphatase — translation MLHPWHDVTPGEHLPLEFNALIEIPMGSSVKYELDKQTGLLRLDRVLYSAVYYPANYGFIPQTYAEDDDPLDVLVLCQEAVAPMTLVTARAIGLMTMVDAGKKDHKILAVAVGDPEFNSFHEAAELPPHRLMMLRRFFQDYKYLEGKSVEVDEIQSADCTRNVIEDALQRYSAQRRRGFHGKH, via the coding sequence ATGCTGCATCCCTGGCACGACGTCACACCCGGCGAGCACCTGCCGCTGGAGTTCAACGCCCTGATCGAGATCCCCATGGGATCGAGCGTCAAGTACGAGCTGGACAAGCAGACTGGTCTGCTCCGCCTCGACCGGGTGCTCTACTCGGCGGTCTACTACCCGGCCAACTACGGCTTCATCCCCCAGACCTACGCCGAGGACGACGACCCGCTCGACGTCCTGGTCCTCTGTCAGGAAGCCGTCGCACCCATGACCCTCGTCACGGCTCGGGCGATCGGCCTGATGACGATGGTCGACGCCGGCAAGAAGGACCATAAGATCCTCGCCGTCGCGGTCGGCGACCCGGAATTCAACAGCTTCCACGAAGCCGCTGAGCTCCCCCCCCACCGCCTGATGATGCTCCGCCGCTTCTTCCAGGACTACAAGTACCTCGAAGGCAAGAGCGTTGAAGTCGACGAGATCCAGTCCGCCGACTGCACCCGGAACGTCATTGAGGACGCGCTTCAGCGCTACAGCGCTCAACGCCGCCGGGGTTTTCACGGCAAGCATTGA
- a CDS encoding NAD-dependent epimerase/dehydratase family protein, with the protein MQPDPMDDPTRGPEPGSPRFMPPLHGGLPIIDPEDLLDDEEGFNPEEELEEFDIDDEPRTVLITGACGNIGRKLRAAWEDVYDLILLDAEPGEDDAEVFKVDLSVFDEEWITHFHGVDTVVHLAANPDEHASLAELSESNLDALANVFNAAALAGVERLVYASSVHVMTGLREEEPEVITAEEPPRPSGIYGAMKYAGERFGKSLAQAFDVTFIALRLGWVQHGANRPEGLKDDWEKKLWLSNGDLVRLFDAAVEAEIEDRLFLVVNGVSRNHGGLWDLADAAEILGYLPEDDAFNPRHQAEALDERH; encoded by the coding sequence ATGCAGCCCGACCCCATGGATGACCCGACCCGGGGCCCCGAGCCCGGAAGCCCGCGGTTCATGCCCCCGCTCCACGGCGGTCTGCCGATCATCGACCCCGAAGACCTGCTCGACGACGAGGAAGGCTTCAACCCCGAGGAAGAACTCGAAGAGTTCGACATCGACGACGAACCGAGGACCGTCCTCATCACGGGGGCCTGCGGCAACATCGGCCGGAAACTCCGCGCCGCCTGGGAGGACGTCTACGACCTGATCCTCCTGGACGCCGAGCCCGGAGAGGACGACGCCGAGGTTTTCAAGGTCGACCTGAGCGTCTTCGACGAGGAATGGATCACCCACTTCCACGGCGTCGACACCGTCGTCCACCTGGCCGCGAACCCCGACGAACACGCCTCCCTCGCCGAGCTGAGCGAGTCCAACCTCGACGCCCTGGCGAACGTCTTCAACGCCGCCGCACTGGCCGGCGTCGAGCGGCTGGTCTACGCCAGTTCGGTCCATGTCATGACGGGACTTCGCGAAGAGGAACCCGAGGTGATCACGGCCGAGGAGCCGCCTCGCCCTTCGGGGATCTACGGAGCGATGAAGTACGCCGGCGAGCGGTTCGGCAAGAGCCTGGCCCAGGCCTTTGACGTCACCTTCATCGCCCTTCGTCTGGGATGGGTCCAGCACGGGGCGAACCGGCCCGAGGGGCTCAAGGACGACTGGGAGAAGAAGCTCTGGCTCTCCAACGGCGACCTCGTCCGCCTCTTCGACGCCGCCGTCGAGGCCGAGATCGAGGACCGCCTGTTTCTGGTCGTCAACGGCGTCTCGCGCAATCACGGCGGACTCTGGGATCTCGCCGACGCCGCCGAGATTCTCGGGTATCTTCCCGAGGACGACGCCTTCAACCCTCGTCACCAGGCCGAAGCCCTCGACGAACGCCACTGA
- a CDS encoding EsaB/YukD family protein produces the protein MSYGGTSDPSGVQVTFLDQTGAKSVKAVIAFSVPVSRIIPNIITKMNLPATSPDGQPMSYALDHKEGGRRLLENWTLVDAGIRDGDHLIVYPEVVAG, from the coding sequence ATGTCATACGGCGGAACGAGCGATCCCTCGGGCGTGCAGGTGACGTTCTTGGACCAGACCGGCGCGAAATCGGTGAAGGCGGTGATCGCATTCAGCGTGCCCGTCAGTCGGATCATCCCGAACATCATCACCAAGATGAACCTGCCGGCCACCAGTCCCGACGGCCAACCGATGAGTTACGCGCTCGATCATAAGGAAGGCGGCCGGCGGCTGCTGGAAAACTGGACCCTCGTGGACGCCGGCATCCGTGACGGCGATCACCTGATCGTCTATCCCGAGGTGGTGGCGGGTTAG
- a CDS encoding ubiquitin-conjugating enzyme E2, which translates to MHDSPRLRRLRNDLAALERLKAESSVFEFKAQGDPPHAYRIRFKGRGLHREGGRVRPQTMHEVEIKLGSSYPRTIPEIRWLSPIYHPNISEIGMVCLGGYGTHWVPSVQLDELCTMLWDMVRYHNFDVRSPYNRDAALWAGNQTAVPFPTDPRPIRDLREAMGRIEGTSGGPQRFATPVQARGLLGAAAAAGEAVDRVRRFLERRNRPADDEQAPTSLASMTQPLDDGVLILESTVDEAVAPIPPAPEPEADILFIE; encoded by the coding sequence ATGCACGACTCGCCGCGACTGCGACGGCTTCGCAACGACCTGGCAGCCCTCGAAAGGCTGAAGGCCGAGAGTTCGGTCTTTGAGTTCAAGGCTCAGGGCGACCCGCCCCACGCCTACCGAATCCGATTCAAGGGAAGAGGCCTGCACCGCGAGGGGGGCCGCGTTCGGCCCCAGACGATGCACGAGGTCGAGATCAAGCTCGGCTCCTCGTATCCTCGAACGATCCCCGAAATCCGCTGGCTCTCGCCCATCTACCATCCGAACATCTCCGAGATCGGGATGGTCTGCCTGGGGGGCTACGGCACTCACTGGGTCCCCAGCGTGCAGCTCGATGAGCTCTGCACGATGCTCTGGGACATGGTCCGGTACCACAACTTCGACGTCCGCAGCCCGTACAACCGCGACGCCGCCCTCTGGGCCGGCAACCAGACGGCCGTCCCCTTCCCGACGGACCCACGGCCCATCCGCGACCTTCGCGAGGCCATGGGCCGGATCGAAGGGACCTCCGGCGGTCCTCAGCGGTTCGCAACCCCTGTGCAAGCGCGTGGACTCCTCGGCGCTGCGGCCGCCGCCGGAGAGGCCGTCGACCGGGTCCGGCGATTCCTTGAACGTCGCAACCGACCGGCCGACGACGAACAGGCTCCGACCTCGCTCGCGTCGATGACGCAGCCGCTCGACGACGGCGTCCTGATCCTGGAGTCGACCGTCGACGAGGCCGTCGCCCCCATCCCGCCGGCCCCGGAGCCCGAGGCCGACATCCTCTTCATCGAGTGA
- a CDS encoding ThiF family adenylyltransferase, whose amino-acid sequence MTTQPPLDEAPLRIDDDDRYSRLRLIPWWRQERLAAAKVLVVGAGALGNEVLKNLALVGVGTTYVIDLDSVEPSNLSRSVLFRAEDGGLPKAVVAARRAGELNPEVAFIPMHGDVITDLGLGLFAHVDLVIGCLDNREARLWVNRQCWKVGRPWIDAGIQEIQGVVKVFTPPASACYECTMTERDYQLLNLRYSCPLLRRDDILAGKVPTAPTIASMMASLQVQEALKLLHGMAVAGGTAMVFNGVGNQFYTTKLPFREDCLSHETYPQPIELAIGNDATVRDLFNAAADEGLEGPASLALDRELVEAVECPRCGGRRELMRPRTTVRQAEAECPDCRQPGRPVVVSAIGEDSPLASRTLAQVGVPRFDVVRVDGGGSSRFFLLAGDRDGLGSGWGERP is encoded by the coding sequence ATGACGACGCAGCCGCCCCTCGACGAAGCCCCCCTGCGCATCGACGACGACGACCGCTACAGCCGGCTCCGCCTGATCCCCTGGTGGCGTCAGGAACGGCTCGCCGCGGCGAAGGTTCTCGTCGTCGGCGCGGGAGCGCTCGGCAACGAGGTCCTGAAGAACCTCGCCCTCGTCGGCGTCGGAACGACCTACGTCATCGACCTGGACTCGGTCGAACCGTCGAACCTGTCGCGGTCGGTTCTCTTCCGGGCCGAGGACGGCGGGCTTCCCAAGGCCGTCGTCGCCGCTCGTCGGGCCGGCGAGTTGAACCCGGAAGTCGCCTTCATCCCGATGCATGGCGACGTCATCACGGATCTCGGGCTCGGTCTGTTCGCCCATGTCGACCTGGTCATCGGCTGCCTGGATAACCGCGAAGCCCGGCTCTGGGTCAACCGCCAGTGCTGGAAGGTCGGCCGGCCCTGGATCGACGCCGGCATCCAGGAGATCCAGGGGGTCGTGAAGGTCTTCACGCCCCCGGCCTCGGCCTGCTACGAATGCACGATGACCGAGCGCGACTACCAGCTTCTGAACCTCCGCTATAGCTGCCCCCTGCTCCGTCGGGACGACATTTTGGCCGGCAAGGTTCCGACCGCGCCGACGATCGCCTCGATGATGGCCTCGCTCCAGGTGCAGGAGGCCCTCAAGCTGCTGCACGGGATGGCCGTCGCGGGGGGGACGGCGATGGTCTTCAACGGCGTCGGCAACCAGTTCTACACGACCAAGCTCCCCTTCCGCGAAGACTGCCTCAGCCACGAGACCTACCCCCAGCCGATCGAGCTGGCGATTGGAAACGACGCCACCGTCCGCGACCTGTTCAACGCGGCGGCCGACGAAGGGCTCGAAGGGCCGGCCTCGCTGGCCCTCGATCGTGAGTTGGTGGAGGCCGTGGAATGCCCGCGCTGCGGCGGCCGCCGCGAGCTGATGCGGCCCCGGACCACCGTCCGTCAGGCCGAGGCTGAGTGCCCAGACTGCCGTCAGCCGGGTCGGCCCGTGGTCGTCAGCGCGATCGGCGAGGATTCTCCGCTGGCCTCGCGGACGCTGGCCCAGGTCGGCGTCCCCCGGTTCGACGTCGTTCGGGTCGACGGCGGCGGCTCGTCGCGGTTCTTCCTGCTGGCCGGCGACCGCGACGGCCTGGGCTCAGGATGGGGGGAACGCCCTTGA
- a CDS encoding Mov34/MPN/PAD-1 family protein has translation MSQDGGDEMVFGEVRFREPAKMRRPDRDPRLACVACQTPGPGDLPVFLDLAPADAIERHALSDTTVELGGVLLGKECVDPTDGAPFVWITQALEAKHYANTQASFTYTHDSWEEITRERDRLHPDLDVVGWYHTHPNFGIFLSHHDLFIHKNFFDQPLQTAYVVDPIQGTRGFFQWSDGGMVQVGGFHLCAERHERAALSRLADQLENLPGSPAGGIGASLSPRLEAELIKMLNRPAPSRVAPGDGLALAAFLGFLGTMGLLMLAGLGLWLHYVDTRLSEQSHALTVLAREVEESSAGRRAAHDLMLEKIGDANPETFLARFEKLAQARDEARKQLADQRSATEVLGARLKELSEKAGGLEAELAATLKSREVFESEAKEAPKLRDEVEELKQALDDDKRELTDQRAILKSAEGEQAAKTYKDLKFYTLTTWIGALTSALLAVTAVWLYVRPQLSTSVDNADAARRAL, from the coding sequence TTGAGCCAGGACGGCGGCGACGAAATGGTCTTCGGCGAGGTCCGGTTCCGCGAGCCGGCCAAGATGCGCCGGCCCGACCGCGATCCCAGGCTCGCCTGCGTCGCCTGCCAGACCCCCGGCCCCGGCGACCTGCCTGTCTTCCTCGACCTCGCTCCAGCCGACGCCATCGAACGCCACGCCCTCTCCGACACGACCGTCGAACTGGGCGGCGTGCTGCTGGGCAAGGAGTGCGTCGACCCGACCGACGGCGCCCCCTTCGTCTGGATCACCCAGGCGCTGGAGGCCAAGCATTACGCCAACACTCAGGCCAGCTTCACCTACACTCACGACTCCTGGGAAGAGATCACCCGCGAGCGCGACCGGCTCCACCCTGACCTCGACGTCGTCGGCTGGTATCACACGCACCCGAACTTCGGGATTTTCCTGTCGCATCACGATCTGTTCATTCACAAGAACTTTTTCGACCAGCCCCTTCAGACCGCGTACGTCGTCGACCCCATTCAGGGGACGCGCGGCTTCTTCCAGTGGTCGGACGGGGGCATGGTGCAGGTGGGCGGCTTCCACCTCTGCGCCGAGCGTCACGAGCGGGCGGCGCTCTCGCGGTTGGCGGACCAGTTGGAGAACCTCCCCGGTTCGCCGGCCGGAGGCATCGGCGCGTCCCTATCTCCTCGCCTTGAGGCGGAGCTGATCAAGATGCTGAATCGACCCGCCCCCTCCCGCGTCGCGCCCGGCGACGGACTGGCGTTGGCCGCGTTCCTCGGGTTCCTCGGAACGATGGGCCTGCTCATGCTCGCGGGGCTGGGGCTCTGGCTCCACTACGTGGACACTCGCCTGAGCGAGCAGTCGCACGCCCTGACCGTTCTGGCTCGGGAAGTCGAAGAATCGTCGGCTGGCCGCCGGGCTGCGCACGACCTGATGCTGGAGAAGATCGGCGACGCGAACCCCGAGACGTTCCTGGCACGCTTTGAGAAACTCGCCCAGGCCCGTGATGAGGCCCGCAAGCAACTGGCCGATCAACGTTCCGCCACCGAGGTTCTCGGCGCCCGGCTGAAGGAACTCTCCGAGAAGGCCGGCGGCCTCGAGGCCGAATTGGCGGCGACCCTGAAATCGCGAGAGGTCTTCGAGTCCGAGGCCAAGGAGGCTCCCAAGCTGCGGGATGAGGTCGAGGAGCTGAAACAGGCCCTCGACGACGACAAGCGTGAACTCACCGATCAGCGCGCGATCCTCAAGTCGGCCGAAGGCGAGCAAGCCGCCAAAACGTATAAAGACCTCAAGTTCTATACGCTGACCACCTGGATCGGAGCCCTGACCTCGGCCTTGCTCGCGGTGACGGCCGTCTGGCTTTATGTTCGTCCCCAGCTCTCGACGTCGGTCGACAATGCCGACGCCGCCCGGCGTGCGCTCTGA